From a region of the Tenggerimyces flavus genome:
- a CDS encoding DUF2207 domain-containing protein: MNGVQKRVLAVGLIAGLAALLGGMPAASAAGEERILAYDSTYDIRPDGSVDVTEVIQYDFGNASRHGLTRDIPTREAVDEDRDRVYHIDDVEVSSPSGAPADLDEQSGADQTFLRIGHPDKTVTGRQTYEIRYHLRGAMNPFDDHDELYWDAIGTGWSVQIAKASVTVNAPGGINKVSCFSDKLGADTKCAGARIVNPKKARFDQFNLSYGQPLTFVVGIDNGVVDVAAPEISGRNNRLGGPVGEAAAAPGPITYGIGGALLVGTIAFTGISYFRRGRDREYGGLTPGLVPLAGQPEVSRPARWFKPEVAPEFRPPDGVGPALAGTIMDERADALDVSAMIVDLAVRRYLHIEEIPPEHFWNSKDWRLTKLEGGQGQLSNAETKLLSSLFEIGPVVEMSRLKNRFASDLKQVQTLLYEDAVQRGWFHKSPEKVRSAWGGTGLLLAIAAGVGTGVAFTNQQFGLAVLGVALVIAGLVMRLAAHMMPARTATGTATLARVQGFRRYLTTAETDQLRFEEGEDIFSRYLPYAIVFGVTDRWAKVFAALAATSATAGGLYWYSNPNGFDHNHFGDSMTSFASTTSSTMSSTASSSSSGGSGFSGGFSGGGGGGGGGGSW; encoded by the coding sequence ATGAACGGGGTCCAGAAGCGTGTTCTCGCGGTAGGTCTGATCGCCGGACTGGCCGCCCTGCTAGGCGGAATGCCCGCGGCCAGCGCCGCCGGTGAGGAGCGCATCCTCGCGTACGACTCGACGTACGACATCCGCCCCGACGGCAGCGTCGACGTCACCGAGGTCATCCAGTACGACTTCGGCAACGCCAGCCGGCACGGCCTCACCCGCGACATCCCCACCCGCGAGGCCGTCGACGAGGACCGCGACCGCGTTTACCACATCGACGACGTCGAGGTGTCGAGCCCGAGCGGCGCGCCCGCCGACCTGGACGAGCAGTCCGGCGCCGACCAGACGTTCCTGCGCATCGGCCACCCCGACAAGACCGTCACGGGCAGGCAGACATACGAGATCCGCTACCACCTCCGCGGCGCGATGAACCCGTTCGACGACCACGACGAGCTCTACTGGGACGCGATCGGCACCGGCTGGTCGGTCCAGATCGCCAAGGCGAGCGTCACGGTCAACGCGCCCGGCGGTATCAACAAGGTCAGCTGCTTCTCGGACAAGCTGGGCGCCGACACCAAGTGCGCCGGGGCGCGGATCGTGAACCCGAAGAAGGCGCGGTTCGACCAGTTCAACCTGTCGTACGGCCAGCCGCTCACGTTCGTCGTCGGCATCGACAATGGGGTCGTCGACGTGGCCGCGCCGGAGATCTCCGGCCGCAACAACCGCCTCGGTGGCCCGGTCGGTGAGGCCGCCGCCGCGCCCGGCCCGATCACGTACGGCATCGGCGGTGCTCTCCTCGTCGGGACGATCGCGTTCACCGGCATCAGCTACTTCCGCCGCGGCCGTGACCGCGAGTACGGCGGCCTCACGCCGGGGCTCGTCCCGCTCGCCGGTCAGCCCGAGGTCAGCCGGCCGGCGCGCTGGTTCAAGCCCGAGGTCGCGCCCGAGTTCCGCCCACCCGACGGTGTCGGCCCGGCCCTCGCCGGCACGATCATGGACGAACGTGCCGACGCGCTCGACGTCTCGGCGATGATCGTCGACCTCGCCGTCCGCCGCTACCTGCACATCGAGGAGATCCCGCCGGAGCACTTCTGGAACAGCAAGGACTGGCGCCTCACCAAGCTCGAGGGCGGCCAGGGGCAGCTCTCCAACGCCGAGACCAAGCTGCTGTCGTCGCTGTTCGAGATCGGTCCGGTCGTCGAGATGTCGCGCCTGAAGAACCGGTTCGCGAGCGACCTCAAGCAGGTGCAGACGCTGCTGTACGAGGACGCCGTCCAGCGCGGCTGGTTCCACAAGTCGCCGGAGAAGGTCCGCTCCGCCTGGGGCGGCACCGGTCTGCTCCTCGCGATCGCCGCCGGCGTCGGCACCGGCGTCGCGTTCACCAACCAGCAGTTCGGCCTCGCCGTGCTCGGCGTCGCACTCGTGATCGCCGGTCTCGTCATGCGCCTGGCGGCGCACATGATGCCCGCCCGGACCGCCACGGGCACGGCCACGCTCGCCAGGGTCCAGGGCTTCCGGCGCTACCTCACCACCGCCGAGACCGACCAGCTGCGGTTCGAGGAGGGCGAGGACATCTTCAGCCGCTACCTGCCGTACGCGATCGTCTTCGGCGTCACCGACCGGTGGGCGAAGGTGTTCGCGGCCCTCGCCGCGACCAGCGCCACGGCCGGCGGCCTGTACTGGTACTCCAACCCGAACGGCTTCGACCACAACCACTTCGGCGACTCGATGACGAGCTTCGCGTCGACGACGAGCTCCACGATGTCGTCCACGGCGTCGTCGTCCTCCAGCGGCGGCTCGGGCTTCTCCGGCGGGTTCTCCGGGGGCGGTGGAGGCGGCGGGGGCGGCGGCTCCTGGTAG
- a CDS encoding pyridoxal phosphate-dependent aminotransferase has protein sequence MVVHSATLAIDEAIRARKARGEQILHLGFGEAGLPVLPTVANVLAQNTGHNAYGTVVGAPAARRAAAGYFDRRGLATDPDQLVYAPGSKALLYAVIASLPGDVVLPRPSWVSYAAQAALAAKHVIDVPIAAEAGGVPDPAALDARLTQARASGRQPGVLVLTLPDNPTGTLAPADLVREVCAVAVKHDLVILSDEIYRDLAYDPSLVLSPALVAPERTVVTTGLSKSMALGGWRIGVARLPDGERTAGLRDAIVGVASEVWSSLAGPMQDVAAYVFAEPPDVTEHVAESRQLHRTVATAVYDQFVAAGATCRPPTGAFYLYPDLEPHRDWFAAHGAKTGADAATFLLDRYGVGVLAGEAFGDEPDALRFRVATSLLYGETSDQRWEALRSADPLRLPWIAASLGQLREVLTKLGTKTT, from the coding sequence GTGGTCGTTCACTCCGCAACCCTCGCCATCGACGAAGCGATCCGGGCCCGCAAGGCGCGCGGTGAGCAGATCCTGCACCTCGGCTTCGGTGAGGCGGGCCTGCCCGTTCTCCCCACGGTGGCGAACGTTCTCGCCCAGAACACCGGCCACAACGCGTACGGCACGGTCGTCGGCGCACCGGCCGCGCGCCGGGCGGCGGCCGGCTACTTCGACCGCCGCGGGCTCGCGACCGACCCCGACCAGCTGGTGTACGCGCCGGGTAGCAAGGCGTTGCTGTATGCGGTGATCGCCAGCCTGCCCGGCGACGTCGTGCTGCCGCGCCCGTCCTGGGTGAGCTACGCCGCACAGGCCGCGCTCGCGGCCAAGCACGTGATCGACGTCCCGATCGCCGCCGAGGCGGGCGGCGTCCCCGACCCGGCCGCCCTCGACGCGCGGCTCACGCAGGCGCGGGCGAGCGGCCGGCAGCCGGGCGTTCTCGTGCTGACACTGCCGGACAACCCGACGGGCACGCTCGCGCCGGCCGACCTGGTCCGCGAGGTCTGCGCGGTCGCGGTCAAGCACGACCTGGTGATCCTCTCCGACGAGATCTACCGCGACCTCGCGTACGACCCGTCGCTGGTGCTGAGCCCGGCCCTGGTCGCGCCGGAACGTACGGTCGTCACGACCGGCCTGTCGAAGAGCATGGCCTTGGGTGGTTGGCGCATCGGCGTCGCGCGGCTGCCTGACGGCGAGCGAACGGCCGGCCTGCGGGACGCGATCGTCGGCGTGGCGAGCGAGGTCTGGTCGAGCCTCGCCGGCCCGATGCAGGACGTCGCCGCGTACGTCTTCGCCGAGCCGCCGGACGTCACCGAGCACGTCGCCGAGAGCCGCCAGCTGCACCGAACGGTCGCGACCGCGGTCTACGACCAGTTCGTCGCGGCCGGCGCGACCTGCCGCCCGCCGACCGGCGCGTTCTACCTGTACCCGGACCTCGAGCCACACCGCGACTGGTTCGCCGCGCACGGCGCGAAGACCGGGGCGGACGCCGCGACGTTCCTGCTGGACCGCTACGGGGTAGGAGTGCTCGCCGGTGAGGCGTTCGGCGACGAACCGGACGCGCTGCGGTTCCGCGTCGCGACGAGCCTGCTGTACGGGGAGACGTCCGACCAGCGGTGGGAAGCGCTGCGCAGCGCCGACCCGCTGCGGCTGCCGTGGATCGCGGCGTCGCTCGGTCAGCTCCGCGAGGTTCTGACCAAGCTGGGAACGAAGACGACGTAA
- a CDS encoding DUF2207 domain-containing protein gives MTRHLRGIVCVAALATVLVASPALADAEDVQDGRIDPYFLTYTVQPDGTVDVVEGFTYDFGSTPNHGPERLIDTREAFDKDRYRSYRVEDVEASSSSGAPADVDVEGIDNQTRIRIGDPDETVSGPQKYRLSYTLVGALNAQPDGSGELFWDAAGPNWPVPLDNVAVTVKAPGGISKQRCLFGKPGSTDPCSSRIAGGDAVFAATTIEPGEVLTVVAAFSLADVNVPAPLLKDRNPFRDAFTPSPASVGGGVGAVALIGGVPLALAIRRRRDKKYVDQIPGLAPVPGQEAREEYVSLLEPDGTVVQFSPPKDVSPAEAGVLLDRKLSSTQTTATLLDLAVRGYLHIAETEVTPKRQQPKGWTLTATGEPDASLRPHEQGFLTTLFASMQSIALSKGGHLAAFTNAHRAVIKSLGKTVVDRNWFAARPAGALDAGSIIGLVFASIAILGGVIVGMVFLSMAGFGFLAAGILLALVVAAASLFVRRGRTASGEAIAQQVRGFRHYLEVAEAEKLRFEEGIDVFSRYLPWAVAFGIAEKWANVCHDLAKAGRIPASPSWYESTRPWSYRDYNTSLAGFSAAAVSNSSPPVTTSSGSSSSGGSGFSSSSSSGSGGGGGGGGSW, from the coding sequence ATGACCCGACATCTACGGGGGATCGTGTGCGTAGCCGCGCTGGCTACGGTTCTGGTCGCCAGCCCTGCACTCGCGGACGCCGAGGACGTCCAGGACGGGAGGATCGACCCGTACTTCCTCACCTACACCGTGCAGCCGGACGGGACCGTCGACGTCGTCGAGGGGTTCACCTACGACTTCGGCAGCACCCCGAACCACGGCCCGGAGCGGCTCATCGACACGCGAGAAGCGTTCGACAAGGACCGGTATCGGAGCTACCGGGTCGAGGACGTCGAGGCGTCGAGTTCCTCGGGCGCGCCGGCGGACGTGGACGTCGAGGGCATCGACAACCAGACCCGGATCCGGATCGGCGACCCGGACGAGACGGTCAGCGGGCCGCAGAAGTACCGGCTCTCGTACACCCTCGTCGGAGCCCTGAACGCGCAGCCGGACGGGAGCGGCGAGCTGTTCTGGGACGCCGCCGGCCCGAACTGGCCGGTGCCGCTCGACAACGTGGCGGTCACGGTCAAGGCTCCCGGTGGAATCTCCAAGCAGCGTTGCCTTTTCGGCAAACCTGGTAGCACGGACCCCTGCTCCTCGCGGATCGCTGGCGGCGACGCTGTCTTCGCCGCGACGACCATCGAACCGGGCGAGGTCCTCACGGTCGTTGCGGCCTTCAGCCTTGCGGACGTGAACGTCCCGGCACCGCTGCTCAAGGACCGCAACCCGTTCCGGGACGCGTTCACGCCGTCCCCGGCGAGCGTCGGCGGCGGTGTCGGCGCGGTCGCGCTGATCGGCGGTGTCCCGCTGGCGTTGGCGATTCGGCGACGCCGCGACAAGAAGTACGTCGACCAGATTCCCGGTCTCGCGCCCGTACCGGGGCAGGAGGCACGCGAGGAGTACGTGTCGCTGCTCGAACCCGACGGGACCGTCGTCCAGTTCAGCCCGCCGAAGGACGTTTCGCCTGCGGAGGCTGGGGTTCTGCTCGATCGCAAGCTCAGTTCGACGCAGACCACTGCGACGCTGCTCGACCTCGCCGTTCGCGGCTACCTGCACATCGCCGAGACTGAGGTGACCCCGAAGCGCCAGCAGCCGAAGGGCTGGACGCTCACCGCGACAGGTGAGCCGGACGCGAGCCTGCGACCGCACGAGCAGGGGTTCCTGACGACCCTGTTCGCCAGCATGCAGTCCATCGCGCTGTCGAAGGGCGGGCACCTCGCGGCGTTCACCAACGCACACCGAGCGGTGATCAAGTCGCTGGGGAAGACCGTCGTCGACCGGAACTGGTTCGCCGCGCGGCCGGCGGGAGCGCTGGATGCCGGCTCGATCATCGGGCTGGTCTTCGCCTCGATCGCGATTCTCGGTGGCGTGATCGTCGGCATGGTCTTCCTGAGCATGGCCGGGTTCGGCTTCCTCGCGGCTGGCATCCTGCTGGCGTTGGTCGTGGCGGCCGCGTCGCTGTTCGTGCGGCGTGGCCGGACGGCTTCTGGTGAGGCGATTGCTCAACAGGTGCGGGGATTCCGGCACTACCTCGAGGTCGCGGAGGCGGAGAAGCTGCGCTTCGAGGAGGGGATCGACGTGTTCAGCCGGTACCTGCCGTGGGCGGTCGCGTTCGGCATCGCGGAGAAGTGGGCGAACGTCTGCCACGACCTCGCCAAGGCGGGACGAATCCCGGCCTCGCCGTCCTGGTACGAGAGCACCCGGCCGTGGTCGTACCGCGACTACAACACCAGCCTGGCTGGCTTCTCGGCCGCCGCCGTGTCGAACTCGTCGCCGCCGGTGACCACGAGCTCGGGAAGCTCGTCGTCGGGCGGCAGCGGCTTCTCGTCCAGCTCGTCGTCGGGCAGCGGCGGCGGTGGCGGAGGCGGCGGGTCGTGGTGA
- a CDS encoding DUF2207 domain-containing protein has translation MAAVLVVVAPASPALAADDGQLGPYRITYAVQANGSVHVTEEFRFDFGATPNHGPERLLDTREPYDGDRNREYAIVGVEASSSTGAPADVDVEELGDQTRIRIGDPDATVSGPQSYRLTYTIEGALNAQPNGTGELFWDAAGPHWQVPIDDLTVTVEAPGGITHQRCLFGPPGSKNPCDDDVLADGKAVFTQRSVEPGEVLTVVAAFDLAGVRIPAPTLEERNALKRTFAVSPANMAGGAGAFALIGGVPLLFAVRRRRDKRYVGVTPGLTPAPGQPAREEYVSLLAPDGTAVQFGPPKDVSPGEAGVLLNRRVDSTHTTATLLDLAARGYLRISEGADTVPGRQPTNWTLTVGRGPDASLRPHENELISNLFGTNTTVSLSFAGPNNEFARAHNAVSDRLGKLAVERNWYPRLGFTLSAGSCIGLAFGGFFGFFILLVIVTGLGSLGLGLLGLGIVLGVVAAVASLFVRSGRTAAGEAVAQQVRGFRRYLEVAEAERLRFEEGVDIFSRYLPWAVAFGLADKWANVCERLARAGRIPPSPSWYDGPRPWSYSDYSLNLAGVSAVAVAATTPVSTGSSGGSSSSSGSSGFSSSSSSGGGGGGGGGGSW, from the coding sequence GTGGCTGCGGTGCTGGTCGTGGTGGCGCCGGCGAGCCCGGCCCTGGCCGCGGACGACGGCCAGCTCGGGCCGTACCGGATCACCTACGCCGTGCAGGCGAACGGTTCGGTCCACGTCACCGAGGAGTTCCGGTTCGACTTCGGCGCGACGCCGAACCACGGGCCGGAACGGCTCCTCGACACGCGCGAGCCCTACGACGGTGACCGCAACCGGGAGTACGCGATCGTGGGCGTCGAGGCGTCCAGCTCGACGGGCGCGCCGGCGGACGTGGACGTCGAGGAGCTCGGCGACCAGACCCGCATCCGGATCGGCGATCCGGACGCGACGGTCAGCGGGCCGCAGTCGTATCGGCTCACCTACACGATCGAGGGTGCGCTCAACGCCCAGCCGAACGGGACCGGCGAGCTGTTCTGGGACGCGGCCGGCCCGCACTGGCAGGTGCCGATCGACGATCTCACCGTGACGGTCGAGGCGCCGGGCGGAATCACCCACCAGCGTTGCCTCTTCGGCCCTCCCGGCAGCAAGAACCCCTGTGACGACGACGTTCTCGCCGACGGCAAGGCGGTCTTCACGCAGCGTTCCGTCGAGCCGGGCGAGGTCCTCACGGTCGTGGCGGCGTTCGACCTTGCCGGCGTGCGGATTCCGGCGCCGACGCTCGAGGAGCGGAACGCGCTCAAGCGTACGTTCGCGGTGTCTCCCGCGAACATGGCCGGCGGCGCGGGGGCGTTCGCGTTGATCGGTGGCGTCCCGCTGCTGTTCGCGGTCCGGCGGCGGCGTGACAAGCGGTACGTCGGGGTCACGCCCGGCCTGACGCCAGCGCCCGGACAACCCGCACGCGAGGAGTACGTGTCGCTGCTCGCCCCGGATGGCACGGCCGTCCAGTTCGGCCCGCCGAAGGACGTTTCGCCAGGCGAGGCAGGCGTTCTGCTCAACCGGCGGGTGGACTCGACGCACACGACGGCCACGTTGCTCGACCTCGCCGCGCGCGGCTACCTGCGGATCTCCGAGGGCGCGGACACGGTGCCGGGGCGGCAGCCGACGAACTGGACGCTGACCGTCGGGCGCGGTCCGGACGCGAGCCTGCGGCCGCACGAGAACGAGCTGATCAGCAACCTGTTCGGCACGAACACGACCGTCTCGCTGTCGTTCGCCGGCCCCAACAACGAGTTCGCCCGCGCCCACAACGCCGTGTCGGACCGGCTCGGCAAGCTCGCGGTCGAACGGAACTGGTACCCGCGGCTGGGCTTCACACTGTCGGCGGGTTCGTGCATCGGGCTGGCCTTTGGCGGGTTCTTCGGGTTCTTCATCCTGCTCGTGATCGTCACTGGATTGGGATCGCTGGGGCTCGGCCTCCTCGGGTTGGGCATCGTCCTCGGCGTCGTGGCGGCGGTGGCGTCGCTGTTCGTCCGGAGCGGCCGTACCGCTGCGGGGGAGGCGGTTGCCCAACAGGTGCGGGGATTCCGGCGCTACCTCGAGGTCGCGGAGGCCGAGCGGTTGAGGTTCGAGGAGGGTGTCGACATCTTCAGTCGCTACCTGCCGTGGGCCGTCGCGTTCGGTCTCGCGGACAAGTGGGCGAACGTCTGCGAACGGCTGGCGCGCGCCGGTCGGATCCCGCCGTCGCCGTCCTGGTACGACGGCCCGCGGCCGTGGTCGTACAGCGACTACTCGCTCAACCTGGCTGGGGTCTCGGCGGTGGCCGTGGCGGCGACGACGCCGGTGTCCACGGGGAGCAGCGGCGGCAGCTCGTCGTCGTCCGGCAGCAGCGGGTTCTCGTCCAGCTCGTCGTCCGGTGGCGGCGGTGGTGGCGGGGGAGGCGGCTCGTGGTGA